GGAGAACACTTCAGCTGGTCTTTTTTTCGTTGTCTGATGGACGTTGTGATTTCCTGTCCTCTCCAGCCATCTCATGGAACGGTCGTTCCAATCCTCGATATGCCGGTAAACTCGGCTGTCCGCGAAGTTCCGTTTGATGTACTTCACGACGTTCTCGATCATACCCTTTGACTCCGGGTCGGCCCGACGACATAAGTGGATCCTAAACTTTCGTTCGTTCACGTAGGCTTGAAACTCATTGGTCAATAGGACGTCACCTGCGTTCTCGTTGATTGCGATGAGGTGATCCTGGTCGTAGACGATTTCAGAAGGACGCCCACCATAGAATTGGAACGCATTTTCGTGGCAGTGAATGGTGTCCCTGGTGGTGAACGGTCGTTCTCTCCATTCGACATATTTCATCCGAGAGTGCGCAAGTACGAACGCGATGAAATAAAGCTTTATCATTTTTCCATCTTTAGTCCGTTGTCTGGTCTCACCCCAGTCCACCTGTATTTGCTTACCCATCGGTTGTTCTGGGATGGCCTCGTAATGGCGGACGACCCTTTTCTTTTCAATCTGATAGATTTCTCGGATTTCCTTCACGTATGTCCTGACCGTGCTCGATCCGACCGAGAGGTCGGGATATCTTTCAAGTAACCAGTCATAGACTTGTGCGCTGCTCAAATGCGGATACTCCTCCAACCATGCAATGATCCAGTCTCGATAAGCATCGAGCTTCTTCTTTCGTGAACAGGCTTTCCCGTCAAATTCATGTAGGGCATCTTCATATGTCATCTTCAGGTACTTATATACCGTCGGTCTCGATACCTTCAGTGCTGTGGCGATTTGAGCCACTTTCATGTTTTGCTGATACATTTGATGAATTTTGATGTGTAGCACTAACTTTTCCTCCAAATCGATTCCCTCCAGATAAAATAGCCTTAACTAATCTATCGGAGTTCTGTTCTGATTTTTCGGCAATAGTGTAAAATCGTATCGAGCAAAAACTGTCAATTTTATTCTAGCGTTCACACCTTGTCATAAAGACATCATAATTCTATCATATTTTTCTTTTTATCCCTGTAATGGATTGTTTAATTTTTACATAAAAATACGCATCTAAAAATTTAGGTCGAGAGATGGATTGCAACGGGATGACGACTAGCGAAAAAATGTGAGTCATATGTAGCTTTATTCAATCTTCTGATATTCAGTGACCTGTATATTAAATTTGATTACCATCAGAACAGACTCTAACGAATAATCAATACGAATCGTATCCAAATAAAAGCACCATCGTTAAATTGTACTAGAGGATTATGCACGAGCCTGGTCCATTATTCCTTCTTATGTCCGACGCCCTCGGACACGAATCACTCTTTGAACCGGCACTTGATGAGCCGATGCCCATGCATCCCTTCATATTCAAATTCATCCTTGGATAGTTCAGAGACGACAAAGCCAAAGTCCCCCTCTGCCAATAGTATCTGTGCGATGCAATAATTTATCATAAAATAACAAGGAGAGGGGACTGCTTCAAGTAAATTCTTATCATTCTAATCTAATGATAAATGATACAAATCAGAAAGGATTTATGTAAATTTTGACTATATTTAGTTAGTTCACTTGACTGTAACTTATTATAAGGAACTTACACTCACCCCTCTTAATTTAAGAAAACCATAAAGAGAGTTTAATCAGACAGCCTATGCCCTTGCATTTGACTTTGCTCTTACGCTCCGTGCCTCCCGTCAGAAAGGGCCAGGAACATAGAGATGCGGCGGTGAGCCAGCAGCTCTTGTTATCGGGCCGTCAGGGAGGCAGCGGTGCGATGAGCGACTTCGCCATAGGGCGCTAGACGCTCACGCATGAGCCCGG
The sequence above is drawn from the Exiguobacterium aurantiacum genome and encodes:
- the istA gene encoding IS21 family transposase; protein product: MLHIKIHQMYQQNMKVAQIATALKVSRPTVYKYLKMTYEDALHEFDGKACSRKKKLDAYRDWIIAWLEEYPHLSSAQVYDWLLERYPDLSVGSSTVRTYVKEIREIYQIEKKRVVRHYEAIPEQPMGKQIQVDWGETRQRTKDGKMIKLYFIAFVLAHSRMKYVEWRERPFTTRDTIHCHENAFQFYGGRPSEIVYDQDHLIAINENAGDVLLTNEFQAYVNERKFRIHLCRRADPESKGMIENVVKYIKRNFADSRVYRHIEDWNDRSMRWLERTGNHNVHQTTKKRPAEVFSVEKQHLQPVLSLLSFESIRTESIARNVSKDNTIRYRSNRYTVPIGTYSSVKKKMVFLEVTEQERLLIRESPEGEVIADHRVSKESGKLIQSRDHLRDRSKGIEELKQQVLTYFEDRESASDYLGELSKRYPRYRRDQFNIIRDVATMYPNHLTMALEKCSQESLFSANDFRDVVHYLAILADDGCDTKPDTERPKKSGIQVATRPIQAYTDILKGVTAK